In Gemmatimonadaceae bacterium, one DNA window encodes the following:
- a CDS encoding SDR family oxidoreductase: MSNPVVLITGAATGIGAACARTFAKAGWRTGICTLADTRAEADAVAAECTALGAEGHVLEFSVTDDAACRHAATALEQHFGRIDGLVNCAGVTRFVPHHDLEGLPSSEFTRTNDVNVMGTFQMIRACRGALERSGRGAVVNYSSIAGLSGVGSSAAYAASKGAVISLTLSMARALAPLIRVNAIAPGYVAGGLPSRVLDADALAAVEAKYLETQPLKRLLTPGEIAELTYFLIAGPAGITGEIIRMDAGLHLNG; this comes from the coding sequence GTGTCCAACCCCGTCGTCCTCATCACCGGCGCCGCCACCGGCATCGGCGCCGCCTGCGCCCGCACCTTCGCGAAGGCCGGCTGGCGTACCGGCATCTGCACCCTCGCGGACACGCGCGCCGAGGCCGACGCGGTCGCCGCCGAGTGCACCGCGCTGGGCGCCGAGGGACACGTGCTGGAATTCAGTGTCACCGACGATGCCGCGTGCCGCCACGCCGCCACCGCGCTCGAGCAGCACTTCGGGCGGATCGATGGCCTCGTGAACTGCGCCGGGGTGACGCGCTTCGTGCCGCACCATGATCTCGAAGGGCTGCCGAGCAGTGAGTTCACGCGCACCAACGACGTGAACGTCATGGGCACCTTTCAGATGATCCGCGCCTGTCGCGGTGCGCTCGAGCGCAGCGGCCGCGGCGCGGTCGTGAACTACTCGAGCATCGCCGGCCTGTCGGGGGTGGGCTCGTCGGCCGCGTATGCCGCCAGCAAGGGGGCGGTGATTTCGCTTACCCTGTCCATGGCGCGCGCCCTGGCGCCGCTCATTCGCGTGAACGCGATCGCACCGGGCTACGTCGCCGGCGGGTTGCCGAGCCGCGTGCTCGATGCCGACGCGCTCGCGGCGGTCGAAGCGAAGTATCTCGAGACGCAGCCGCTCAAGCGCCTGCTCACGCCGGGCGAAATCGCTGAGCTGACCTATTTCCTCATTGCGGGGCCGGCTGGCATCACGGGTGAGATCATCCGGATGGACGCGGGCCTGCACCTGAACGGCTGA
- a CDS encoding NAD(P)-dependent oxidoreductase, whose protein sequence is MMSTRIGFIGTGLIGAPMVERLLECGRDVVIWNRSADKLAPLVAAGATAAASAADVARQCTLVCLCLTDTKAVEDVVFGSGALATVMGADHLVIDLSSIAPDATRAMAARLDQACGAHWIDTPVSGGVVGARAGRLIVFAGGDAADVARASVVFDALSQRVTHMGGHGAGQFTKSCNQQLVACNLLVIAEMIAFAERAGVDATQLPAALAGGWADSLPFQVFGPRMAAGVDTPRIGAVGTFRKDIDQVVRLAADVGATVPVTAFAASRYAEAAAREDITAEGDASRLIRLVT, encoded by the coding sequence CTGATGAGCACGCGCATTGGGTTCATCGGGACCGGCCTGATTGGCGCGCCGATGGTGGAGCGCCTGCTCGAGTGTGGCCGCGACGTGGTGATCTGGAACCGCTCCGCCGATAAACTCGCGCCGCTGGTGGCGGCCGGTGCGACCGCCGCCGCGTCGGCCGCGGACGTCGCGCGTCAGTGCACGCTCGTGTGCCTGTGCCTGACCGATACAAAGGCCGTCGAGGATGTCGTCTTTGGGAGCGGAGCCCTGGCCACGGTGATGGGTGCGGATCACCTGGTGATCGACCTGTCGAGCATCGCGCCCGATGCCACGCGGGCCATGGCCGCGCGCCTCGACCAGGCCTGCGGCGCGCACTGGATCGATACGCCCGTCTCCGGTGGCGTCGTGGGCGCACGAGCCGGTCGGCTCATCGTCTTTGCGGGCGGTGACGCCGCCGATGTCGCGCGCGCCAGCGTGGTGTTCGACGCGCTGTCGCAGCGGGTGACGCACATGGGCGGTCACGGTGCCGGTCAGTTCACCAAGAGCTGCAATCAGCAGCTGGTGGCGTGCAATCTGCTGGTGATCGCCGAGATGATCGCCTTCGCGGAGCGCGCCGGTGTGGATGCCACGCAGCTGCCGGCAGCGCTCGCGGGCGGCTGGGCCGACTCGCTGCCCTTTCAGGTCTTTGGCCCGCGCATGGCCGCTGGCGTGGACACGCCGCGCATCGGCGCGGTGGGCACCTTCCGCAAGGACATCGATCAGGTGGTGCGCCTCGCCGCCGACGTGGGTGCGACGGTGCCGGTGACGGCGTTCGCGGCCTCACGCTACGCCGAAGCGGCGGCGCGTGAGGATATCACCGCCGAGGGTGATGCGTCGCGATTGATCCGGCTGGTCACGTAG
- a CDS encoding dihydroxy-acid dehydratase produces MPREFRSAKIHEGLLRAPTYAFLQALGQSDDEIRRPHVGVFHTGGEMSPCNLALREQAQHAKTGVYAHGGMPHECPVVSVSDGLSVAHPGMRYSLVSRELIADSVEASTEAHQWDGVFAIGGCDKNLPGLMMGIVRCNVPGIFVYGGSTLPGTYQGRDTHIGETYEAVGRVLAGETTIDEVTARARSCIPTAGACAGQFTANTMGMVGEALGLSPIGSSMIPAVYSERAPMLRRAAAVLMQAVMADAPRPRDIVTRAALENACAVVSATGGSTNAALHLPAIAHEAGVPFTLDDVAAVFARTPLLADLQPGGQYLARDLHHAGGTGIVLKALLDAGFLHGEALTITGRTMADELAPVAAPDGAVVRTASNARSRDGGVTVLTGNLCPAGALLKTAGLATLTHTGPARVFESEEQALEAVRVRRYALGDVIVIRNEGPKGGPGMREMLGITALLYGQGVGQQVALLTDGRFSGATRGLCIGHAGPEAADRGPIAALRDGDTITIDATPGARRISVALTDAELTRRLAALPPFVPSVKGGLLEKYAKLVGPANEGAVTHSGTRRFQPTTQNQEPETLN; encoded by the coding sequence ATGCCTCGCGAGTTCCGGTCAGCCAAGATCCACGAAGGGCTCCTGCGCGCCCCGACCTATGCGTTTCTGCAAGCGCTTGGGCAGAGCGACGACGAGATCCGGCGCCCGCATGTGGGCGTGTTTCACACCGGCGGCGAGATGAGCCCGTGCAACCTCGCGTTGCGGGAGCAGGCGCAGCACGCCAAGACGGGGGTGTATGCCCACGGGGGGATGCCCCACGAATGCCCCGTGGTGAGTGTGAGCGATGGGCTCAGCGTGGCGCATCCCGGGATGCGCTACTCGCTGGTGAGCCGTGAGCTCATCGCCGACAGCGTCGAAGCGAGCACCGAAGCGCATCAGTGGGACGGCGTCTTTGCCATCGGCGGCTGCGACAAGAATCTCCCTGGGCTCATGATGGGGATCGTGCGCTGTAACGTGCCGGGCATCTTCGTGTATGGCGGGAGCACGTTGCCGGGCACGTACCAGGGGCGCGACACCCACATCGGCGAAACGTACGAAGCCGTGGGGCGCGTCCTCGCCGGCGAAACCACGATCGACGAAGTCACGGCGCGCGCGCGGAGCTGCATTCCCACCGCCGGCGCGTGCGCGGGGCAGTTCACGGCAAATACCATGGGCATGGTCGGCGAAGCGCTGGGGCTGTCGCCCATCGGCTCGAGTATGATTCCCGCCGTCTACAGCGAGCGCGCGCCGATGTTGCGTCGCGCCGCGGCGGTGCTGATGCAGGCGGTCATGGCCGATGCCCCGCGGCCGCGCGACATCGTCACCCGCGCGGCGCTCGAGAACGCCTGCGCGGTGGTCAGTGCGACCGGCGGCTCCACCAACGCCGCGCTCCACCTCCCGGCGATCGCCCACGAAGCCGGCGTGCCCTTCACGCTCGACGACGTTGCCGCGGTCTTTGCCCGCACGCCGTTGCTCGCCGACCTGCAGCCCGGTGGCCAGTACCTGGCGCGTGACCTGCACCACGCCGGCGGCACCGGCATCGTGCTCAAGGCACTCCTCGACGCCGGGTTTCTGCACGGCGAGGCGCTTACGATCACCGGGCGCACGATGGCGGACGAGCTGGCGCCGGTGGCGGCCCCCGATGGGGCGGTGGTGCGCACCGCCAGCAACGCGCGCAGCCGCGACGGTGGCGTCACCGTCCTCACCGGCAACCTCTGTCCCGCCGGTGCGCTGCTCAAGACCGCCGGACTCGCCACGCTCACACACACCGGGCCCGCGCGCGTCTTCGAGAGCGAGGAGCAGGCGCTTGAAGCGGTCCGCGTGCGGCGCTACGCCCTCGGCGACGTGATCGTGATTCGCAATGAAGGCCCCAAGGGCGGCCCCGGCATGCGCGAAATGCTCGGCATCACCGCGCTCCTCTACGGCCAGGGGGTCGGCCAGCAGGTCGCGCTGCTTACGGACGGCCGCTTCAGCGGCGCCACGCGAGGCCTGTGCATCGGGCACGCGGGCCCGGAGGCGGCCGACCGCGGCCCCATCGCCGCGCTCCGCGACGGGGACACGATCACGATCGACGCCACGCCCGGCGCGCGGCGGATCAGCGTCGCCCTCACCGACGCCGAGCTCACGCGGCGGCTGGCCGCGCTCCCACCCTTTGTGCCCAGCGTGAAAGGCGGGCTGCTGGAGAAGTACGCAAAGCTGGTAGGGCCGGCGAATGAGGGCGCGGTGACGCACAGTGGCACACGCCGATTCCAACCCACAACCCAGAACCAAGAGCCCGAAACCCTAAACTGA
- a CDS encoding propionyl-CoA synthetase → MTYSPPPTAYDLAYQHARTDPEGFWASAASALHWDRPWDRVLDDTHAPLYRWFSGGRLNTCYNAIDRHVENGRGAQPAVIYDSPVTNGRRVITYAELQDEVARFAGVLTNLGVTKGDRVIIYMPMTPETLIGMYACARIGAVHSVVFGGFAPNELAVRIDDAQPKVVLTASCGIEVQRIVPYKPLLDQALELASHRPAHCVVLRRPMQTADLTPGRDHDWRQLVTMAEPVPCVSVDATDPLYILYTSGTTGVPKGVVRDHGGHAVALHWSMAHIYGVKPGEVFWAASDFGWAVGHSYIVYAPLLAGCTTIVHEGKPVGTPDAGEFWRVIQEHQVRVLFTAPTAFRAIKREDPKGEFFAKYDTSSLRALFLAGERLDPDTYHWARALLGKPVIDHWWQTETGWPIASNCLGLTPFPVKPGSPTKPVPGYTVEILDEDGHALPANKEGAVAIRLPLPPGSLPTLWRNDARYIETYLTKYPGYYLTGDGGYIDEDGYLFIMGRVDDIIIVAGHNLSTGSIEQALASHPDVAECAVIGVRDALKTQVPLGLVVLKQGVERDASELAAELVQKVRNEVGPVANFRQVTTVARLPKTRSGKVLRKTMRLIADGDAWSVPATIDDPVILDEVKVAFQRLGYAQRPIGTIGG, encoded by the coding sequence ATGACGTACTCGCCGCCACCGACCGCGTACGACCTCGCCTATCAGCACGCCCGCACCGACCCGGAAGGGTTCTGGGCCAGCGCCGCGAGCGCCCTGCACTGGGACCGCCCGTGGGATCGCGTCCTCGACGACACCCACGCCCCCCTCTATCGCTGGTTCAGCGGCGGGCGACTCAACACCTGCTACAACGCGATCGATCGCCATGTCGAGAACGGTCGCGGTGCACAACCCGCGGTGATCTACGACTCCCCCGTCACCAACGGACGGCGCGTCATCACCTACGCCGAGCTGCAGGACGAGGTCGCGCGCTTCGCCGGGGTGCTCACCAACCTCGGCGTCACCAAGGGCGACCGCGTCATCATCTACATGCCGATGACACCGGAAACGCTCATCGGCATGTATGCGTGCGCGCGCATCGGCGCGGTACACTCCGTCGTCTTCGGCGGATTCGCGCCCAATGAGCTCGCGGTGCGCATCGACGATGCGCAGCCCAAGGTGGTCCTCACGGCGAGCTGCGGCATCGAAGTGCAGCGCATCGTGCCGTACAAGCCATTGCTCGATCAGGCGCTGGAACTCGCCTCGCATCGACCGGCGCACTGCGTGGTGCTGCGGCGCCCGATGCAAACCGCCGATCTCACCCCCGGGCGCGATCACGACTGGCGCCAGCTCGTGACGATGGCCGAGCCGGTCCCGTGCGTCAGCGTGGACGCCACCGATCCGCTCTACATCCTCTACACGTCGGGCACGACCGGCGTCCCCAAGGGCGTCGTGCGCGATCACGGAGGGCACGCCGTCGCGCTGCACTGGAGCATGGCGCACATCTACGGCGTGAAGCCGGGCGAAGTGTTCTGGGCCGCCAGTGACTTCGGCTGGGCCGTTGGCCACTCGTACATCGTGTATGCGCCGCTGCTCGCCGGCTGCACCACCATCGTGCACGAAGGCAAACCGGTCGGCACTCCCGATGCCGGCGAATTCTGGCGCGTGATCCAGGAGCATCAGGTGCGGGTGCTCTTCACCGCGCCGACCGCCTTTCGCGCCATCAAACGCGAAGATCCCAAAGGCGAGTTCTTCGCGAAGTACGACACGAGCAGTCTGCGTGCCCTCTTCCTGGCCGGTGAGCGCCTCGATCCCGATACCTACCACTGGGCGCGCGCCCTGCTTGGCAAGCCGGTCATCGACCACTGGTGGCAGACCGAAACCGGATGGCCCATCGCGTCGAACTGCCTCGGGCTCACGCCGTTCCCCGTGAAGCCCGGGTCGCCGACGAAGCCGGTGCCCGGCTACACGGTGGAGATTCTCGACGAGGACGGCCACGCGCTCCCGGCGAACAAGGAGGGCGCCGTGGCGATCCGCCTGCCGCTGCCGCCCGGATCATTGCCGACGCTCTGGCGCAACGATGCCCGTTACATCGAGACGTACCTCACCAAGTACCCCGGCTACTATCTCACCGGCGACGGTGGCTACATCGACGAAGACGGCTACCTGTTCATCATGGGGCGCGTCGATGACATCATCATCGTGGCCGGCCACAACCTCTCCACCGGTTCCATCGAGCAGGCGCTGGCGAGTCACCCCGATGTCGCCGAGTGCGCCGTGATCGGCGTACGGGACGCACTCAAGACCCAGGTCCCACTCGGTCTCGTGGTGCTCAAGCAGGGGGTGGAGCGCGACGCGAGTGAACTGGCCGCCGAACTGGTGCAGAAGGTGCGCAACGAAGTCGGTCCGGTGGCGAACTTCCGCCAGGTGACCACCGTGGCGCGCCTGCCCAAGACGCGCAGCGGCAAGGTGCTCCGCAAGACGATGCGCCTGATCGCCGATGGTGACGCGTGGTCCGTGCCCGCCACCATCGACGATCCGGTCATTCTCGACGAAGTAAAGGTTGCGTTCCAGCGACTGGGCTACGCGCAACGGCCGATTGGCACGATCGGCGGCTAG